From Paenibacillus sp. V4I7, one genomic window encodes:
- a CDS encoding mechanosensitive ion channel family protein — protein MAFVTKFFADLGQWIQEHISKPEMIASIFWIVVKIILIYFVAKICIKIADKTIAHMISARDKSPLKFDRRRTNTIGSLIHNLIAYTINLICIMLILGQVGLNIGPLLAGAGVLGLAIGFGAQSLVKDVITGFFIIFEDQFGVGDVIQIDSFKGTVEEIGIRVTRIKSWTGEVHIIPNGNIKQVTNFSTYNSLAVVDVTIPLHLDIDKATEILKETVKQVQLLTDDIVKEPEVLGVQMVGTTDLKIRIIAECKPTRQFNVTRLLNIEIKKQLNITQIEVL, from the coding sequence ATGGCCTTTGTAACTAAGTTTTTTGCAGATTTAGGTCAATGGATACAGGAACATATAAGTAAACCGGAAATGATAGCTTCGATATTTTGGATTGTTGTCAAGATTATATTAATCTATTTTGTAGCTAAAATTTGCATAAAAATAGCTGATAAAACAATTGCTCATATGATTTCAGCAAGAGATAAGTCGCCATTGAAATTTGATAGAAGAAGAACGAACACAATAGGGAGCCTCATACATAATCTAATAGCGTACACGATCAATCTCATATGCATTATGCTTATACTAGGGCAAGTAGGGTTGAATATAGGTCCTTTACTAGCTGGTGCAGGTGTACTCGGGCTAGCGATTGGTTTCGGGGCACAGAGTTTGGTGAAGGATGTAATAACAGGGTTCTTCATCATATTTGAGGATCAATTCGGGGTGGGGGATGTCATTCAGATTGATTCATTCAAAGGTACAGTGGAAGAAATCGGGATTAGAGTGACCCGGATTAAGAGCTGGACCGGTGAAGTGCATATTATTCCAAATGGGAATATCAAACAAGTCACCAATTTTTCCACTTACAATTCACTTGCCGTAGTTGATGTGACGATTCCTCTTCATTTGGATATTGATAAGGCTACGGAAATTCTCAAGGAAACGGTGAAACAAGTTCAACTGCTTACCGATGATATTGTGAAAGAACCTGAGGTGCTTGGTGTTCAGATGGTTGGGACAACGGATTTGAAGATTCGCATTATCGCGGAGTGCAAGCCGACTAGACAATTTAATGTCACGAGACTTTTGAATATCGAGATTAAAAAGCAACTCAATATCACACAAATAGAAGTGCTATAA
- a CDS encoding DUF951 domain-containing protein, which yields MEKKQYQLGDIVQMKKPHPCGTNEMEIIRMGMDIRIKCVGCKHSVLVPRTKFESKLKKVLRSNTEIQEESS from the coding sequence ATGGAGAAGAAGCAGTATCAACTTGGCGATATTGTGCAAATGAAAAAGCCCCATCCGTGTGGCACCAATGAAATGGAAATCATTCGGATGGGCATGGATATTCGGATCAAATGTGTAGGCTGTAAACACAGTGTGTTAGTGCCGAGAACGAAGTTCGAAAGTAAGCTAAAAAAAGTTCTTCGATCGAATACAGAGATACAAGAAGAGTCCTCCTAA
- a CDS encoding ParB/RepB/Spo0J family partition protein: protein MTKGLSKGLGKGLDALITSLHIDDSDKVIQIPLSQLRANPYQPRKNFNEDSIRELADSIKEHGVIQPIIVRKVLKGYEIIAGERRFRASQVTGIATIPAVERNFSDQQVMEIALIENVQREDLNAMEIAFAYQGIIDQFSLTQEELSAKVGKSRSHIANFLRLLQLPESIKQYVSRGTLSMGHARAIVGVKDDKVKKELAETTISKQWSVRELEEAVKTLEETPGQEKERSKQKEKNRDPYINQAEDQLRDIYRTTVKIKHQQDKGRIELLYYSKDDLNRLLELLQGKIS from the coding sequence ATGACCAAAGGCCTTTCTAAAGGTTTAGGTAAGGGATTGGATGCTTTAATTACTTCTTTACATATCGATGATAGTGATAAAGTTATTCAAATACCATTATCTCAATTGAGAGCAAACCCATACCAACCTAGAAAAAACTTTAATGAAGATAGTATTAGAGAGTTAGCTGATTCAATCAAAGAACACGGTGTTATTCAACCGATTATCGTTCGTAAAGTTCTCAAGGGTTACGAGATTATTGCGGGTGAGCGGAGGTTCCGTGCTTCTCAAGTAACTGGGATTGCGACAATTCCTGCTGTTGAAAGAAACTTTTCGGATCAACAAGTTATGGAAATCGCTTTGATTGAGAATGTACAACGTGAAGATCTCAATGCGATGGAAATTGCTTTTGCGTATCAAGGTATCATCGATCAGTTTTCTCTCACACAAGAAGAGCTTTCTGCAAAGGTTGGAAAGAGTAGATCTCATATTGCTAACTTTCTGAGATTGCTGCAACTGCCTGAATCCATTAAACAATATGTTTCACGTGGAACATTATCAATGGGACATGCTAGAGCTATTGTGGGTGTGAAGGATGATAAGGTGAAGAAAGAACTCGCGGAAACAACTATTAGTAAACAATGGAGTGTACGTGAGCTAGAAGAAGCTGTTAAAACGTTGGAAGAGACACCAGGGCAAGAAAAAGAAAGAAGTAAGCAAAAAGAAAAAAATAGAGATCCATATATTAATCAAGCCGAAGATCAGTTGAGAGATATTTACCGTACGACGGTGAAAATCAAACATCAGCAGGATAAAGGTAGGATTGAACTTCTCTACTATTCCAAAGACGATTTAAACCGTCTACTAGAATTACTTCAAGGAAAAATCTCTTAA
- a CDS encoding HAMP domain-containing sensor histidine kinase, with translation MHLTKRFFTMNTLAVLVSIGLTFLAVIIFVAAYTKVFGREAGMKEFQKVFEVRAAINEIKREALTFKFEQLLDHNYQQMLSDRVNALDASAIILINKEVLYATQNFNKFDIDKSLMLSDDSASLDEIELDGKTYMFTRADYKLPSGDRGILLLLAPIKVKTGFYVLLGVFTVSFFTVVFLLMNFWISYKFSRGIILPISRLKDAAIKIREGDLSCEISEEGEGEIRELGRTLELMRIKLKESVYVQQKYDDNRKFLVSSISHDLKTPVTSIKGYIEGIIDGVAKTPEKLEEYLETARSKAILVNAMIDDLLLYSKLDLNQLPYHFEKSDLVSYFEDCAADHKYECEKANISLELINELKEPVKVLIDRERLKRVIQNILDNAVMYAGEIDGKIAIILRETRTSAIIEIKDNGKGIPENKLPYIFERFYQVDPSRKSGSGLGLAIAKQIVEGHEGNIWAKSVVGEGTRIMISLKKF, from the coding sequence ATGCATTTAACCAAACGTTTTTTCACGATGAATACGCTGGCTGTACTGGTCTCCATTGGTTTGACGTTCCTGGCTGTCATTATTTTTGTTGCTGCTTATACGAAAGTTTTTGGCCGCGAAGCCGGTATGAAGGAGTTTCAAAAAGTCTTCGAAGTTAGGGCAGCGATCAACGAAATCAAAAGAGAAGCACTGACCTTTAAGTTCGAGCAGCTCTTGGATCATAACTATCAACAAATGCTCTCTGATCGAGTTAACGCTTTGGATGCCAGTGCGATCATTTTAATAAATAAAGAAGTTTTGTACGCTACACAAAATTTTAATAAGTTCGATATCGATAAAAGCCTAATGCTGTCTGACGATTCAGCTAGTCTGGATGAGATAGAGCTTGATGGCAAAACTTATATGTTTACCCGAGCGGATTACAAACTTCCTTCTGGCGATAGGGGCATTTTGCTGCTGCTTGCGCCAATCAAGGTGAAAACAGGCTTTTATGTGCTGCTTGGCGTTTTTACAGTCAGCTTTTTCACCGTTGTTTTTTTGCTAATGAATTTTTGGATTTCTTATAAGTTCTCACGCGGAATTATTTTACCGATTTCCAGGTTAAAGGACGCTGCTATTAAAATCAGGGAAGGGGATTTAAGCTGCGAGATTTCCGAAGAGGGCGAAGGCGAAATTCGGGAATTAGGCAGAACCTTGGAGTTAATGCGGATCAAGCTGAAGGAGTCTGTCTATGTGCAGCAAAAATATGATGATAACAGGAAGTTTTTAGTTTCAAGCATTTCTCATGACTTAAAGACGCCTGTTACTTCGATTAAAGGTTATATTGAAGGGATTATAGATGGGGTAGCCAAGACGCCTGAGAAACTTGAGGAGTACCTGGAAACTGCACGATCCAAAGCTATTTTGGTGAACGCTATGATCGATGATCTTCTTTTATATTCCAAGCTTGATTTGAACCAGCTTCCTTATCATTTTGAGAAAAGCGATTTGGTGAGCTATTTTGAGGATTGCGCAGCGGATCATAAATATGAGTGTGAAAAAGCTAATATTTCCTTAGAGTTAATAAACGAATTAAAGGAGCCTGTCAAAGTATTAATCGATCGTGAAAGATTAAAGAGGGTCATTCAGAACATTCTTGATAATGCTGTGATGTATGCAGGAGAAATAGATGGAAAGATTGCCATTATACTCAGGGAAACACGAACGTCTGCTATTATAGAAATAAAGGACAATGGTAAAGGAATACCCGAGAATAAGCTCCCCTATATATTTGAACGATTTTATCAGGTAGACCCTTCAAGAAAAAGCGGCAGCGGACTAGGTCTAGCTATCGCAAAGCAAATTGTAGAAGGGCACGAAGGGAATATATGGGCTAAGAGTGTCGTAGGAGAGGGGACTCGGATAATGATTTCTCTGAAGAAGTTCTAG
- a CDS encoding right-handed parallel beta-helix repeat-containing protein translates to MNENKDRQREVASSDLNPPPQSTPSFSRRKLLASIGGAGLAFLAGDIFTNSSTAQAASPSTLIYNVKDFGARGNRRYDEDDAPYIQSAIDTAALSGGIVYIPPGMYFLKIPLRVSTNVTIMGAGSSSILRSSTHKFGLLNLSAVQHVHIQGLSFQGIGSFGNASVPRIECGIALDQATDITITDCTFSMVDNGVKSVDSNRVVVENCTFDNIIGTLDYDTQGYGIWCSNGKNHHFVQNQFNMLFQPCITLTNGSSRSVIARNRMQKCYQSGVDLLSGPKEEPCQFNTVSDNIIESFKNSSGNKGYTYGIRLKGHCVSNMITANTLYDIDDIGIQLVGQADIQQKRPHRNIISNNQLQTIGNNGIVLINAYDNQIRQNSIRSCKTDGILLVAEGKDSGSYSDNNQLIGNSLNSCTKAPIRISDANCRETILFGNVGSGNGEKIFNKGTNTTTSAL, encoded by the coding sequence TTGAACGAAAATAAAGATAGACAGCGTGAAGTAGCATCTTCTGATCTAAACCCTCCGCCCCAATCTACACCCTCTTTTAGCCGTAGAAAACTGCTCGCTTCAATTGGCGGCGCAGGTTTAGCTTTTTTAGCAGGAGACATCTTCACAAATAGCTCAACTGCTCAAGCAGCATCTCCTTCCACACTTATTTACAATGTCAAAGATTTCGGAGCCCGCGGCAACCGACGCTATGATGAAGACGATGCTCCTTACATCCAAAGCGCTATCGACACGGCCGCTCTATCAGGTGGCATAGTCTACATTCCGCCAGGCATGTACTTCCTCAAGATACCTTTACGCGTAAGCACGAACGTTACCATAATGGGGGCCGGCAGCAGCAGTATCCTTCGGTCATCCACCCATAAATTTGGACTCCTTAACTTATCTGCCGTTCAACATGTACATATCCAGGGGTTGTCTTTTCAAGGAATTGGTTCCTTCGGAAACGCCTCAGTGCCACGAATTGAATGTGGAATTGCGCTCGACCAAGCTACCGACATTACCATCACAGACTGCACCTTTTCAATGGTCGATAATGGCGTAAAATCCGTTGATTCTAACCGAGTTGTTGTAGAGAACTGTACCTTCGATAACATCATCGGAACGCTGGATTACGATACCCAAGGTTATGGCATCTGGTGCAGTAATGGTAAAAATCATCATTTTGTACAAAATCAATTCAACATGCTGTTTCAACCATGTATCACTTTGACCAATGGCTCCAGTCGTTCTGTCATCGCGAGAAATCGCATGCAGAAATGCTACCAATCTGGAGTTGACCTTTTATCCGGTCCCAAAGAAGAACCGTGTCAGTTTAATACCGTTTCCGACAACATCATTGAGAGTTTCAAAAATTCAAGCGGAAATAAAGGTTATACCTATGGCATCCGCCTCAAGGGTCACTGCGTCTCCAATATGATTACTGCTAATACTTTATATGATATCGATGATATTGGTATTCAGTTAGTGGGGCAAGCGGACATTCAACAAAAACGCCCTCATCGCAATATCATATCCAATAACCAGCTCCAAACTATAGGTAATAACGGTATTGTCCTCATTAACGCTTATGATAATCAGATTCGTCAGAATTCTATTCGTAGTTGTAAAACAGACGGCATTTTACTCGTTGCCGAAGGCAAAGACAGCGGTTCGTACTCGGATAACAATCAGTTAATAGGTAATAGCCTAAACAGCTGTACCAAAGCACCGATCCGAATCTCGGATGCCAATTGCCGAGAAACTATTCTCTTTGGCAATGTGGGTTCAGGCAATGGTGAGAAAATTTTTAATAAAGGCACAAATACAACCACTTCTGCCCTTTAA
- a CDS encoding response regulator transcription factor, translating to MKKILIVEDDQSIANLQKDYLELSGYSVKMVNNGSAGLRALKEEEFELIILDIMLPDMDGFEVLRKVREQDDIPVLLVSARAEEIYKINGLGLGADDYITKPFSSGELVARVGAHLKKFERMKERFGNGNEGSRIQVRGLEVQKDARRVFVNGNEVILAQKEFDLLAFLLQHANRVFGKEELFERIWGMDAMSDTSTVTVHIARIREKIEEIPSKPQYIGTVWGSGYRFMV from the coding sequence ATGAAGAAAATTCTGATTGTTGAGGACGACCAAAGCATCGCCAATTTGCAAAAGGATTACCTTGAGTTGAGCGGTTATTCGGTTAAGATGGTGAACAACGGATCAGCGGGTTTGAGAGCTCTAAAGGAGGAAGAATTCGAGCTCATTATATTAGATATCATGCTGCCGGATATGGACGGGTTTGAAGTTTTGAGAAAAGTGCGTGAGCAGGATGATATTCCTGTGCTTCTGGTATCAGCTAGAGCAGAGGAAATCTATAAGATTAATGGTTTAGGACTCGGCGCGGACGATTATATTACAAAGCCGTTCAGCTCGGGTGAGCTGGTAGCACGGGTTGGTGCCCATCTAAAAAAATTTGAGCGTATGAAAGAGCGGTTTGGAAATGGGAATGAGGGAAGCAGGATTCAGGTCAGAGGCCTTGAGGTTCAAAAGGATGCCAGGAGAGTTTTTGTGAACGGGAATGAAGTTATTTTGGCGCAAAAGGAATTTGACCTGCTTGCGTTTCTTTTGCAGCATGCCAATCGGGTATTTGGCAAAGAAGAACTTTTTGAGAGAATCTGGGGGATGGATGCGATGAGCGACACCTCTACCGTAACGGTTCATATTGCCAGAATCAGAGAGAAAATTGAGGAGATCCCATCTAAACCCCAGTATATAGGAACAGTTTGGGGATCAGGGTACAGGTTTATGGTTTGA
- a CDS encoding ABC transporter ATP-binding protein: protein MTVKAIEINDLTKSFKNGRGISELNLEVDQGDIFGFLGPNGAGKTTAMKMMTGLTKPDRGDVKIFGASILEDYVNAMKHVGCMIETAESYPYLTANENLKLFARFYPQIDQRRIDECLEITGMLKFKNEKSQKFSLGMKQRLGIAAAILSKPKLLILDEPLNGLDVEGMLEMRKLIKQLSQEGTTFFISSHLIHDVELTCTRIGIIYGGKLVNVEYTQNILSYYSSLENYFVSEVDRNGRV, encoded by the coding sequence TTGACAGTCAAGGCGATTGAAATAAACGACTTAACCAAGTCATTTAAGAATGGCCGTGGAATAAGCGAGTTAAACTTAGAAGTAGATCAAGGCGATATATTCGGTTTTCTAGGACCAAATGGCGCAGGGAAGACAACAGCCATGAAGATGATGACCGGGCTCACGAAACCCGACCGTGGCGATGTAAAGATTTTCGGCGCCAGCATTTTAGAAGATTACGTCAATGCCATGAAGCATGTAGGCTGTATGATCGAAACAGCGGAATCGTATCCATATTTAACAGCAAATGAAAACCTGAAATTGTTCGCCAGGTTTTACCCGCAGATTGATCAGCGAAGAATCGATGAATGTCTTGAAATCACAGGCATGTTGAAATTTAAAAATGAAAAATCACAGAAATTTTCACTCGGGATGAAACAAAGGCTGGGGATAGCGGCTGCGATTCTGTCCAAACCAAAACTTTTAATTTTGGACGAGCCTTTAAACGGACTTGATGTCGAGGGGATGCTGGAAATGAGGAAATTGATCAAACAGCTTTCCCAGGAAGGCACGACTTTCTTTATTTCCAGCCACTTGATTCACGATGTGGAATTAACGTGCACAAGAATCGGAATTATTTACGGAGGCAAGCTTGTCAACGTCGAATATACTCAGAATATTCTTTCTTACTATTCTTCGCTTGAAAATTATTTTGTAAGTGAGGTGGACAGGAATGGCAGGGTTTAA
- the ssb gene encoding single-stranded DNA-binding protein, which yields MLNRVILIGRLTKDPELRYTPAGVAVTQFTLAVDRPFTNSQSKEREADFINIVTWRQLAETCANYLRKGRLTAVEGRIQVRNYDNNEGKRVYVTEVIADNVRFLESSNSGGNREEGGSSNANASYGGGSGSGNRGGGSREQQDPFIDDGKPIDISDDDLPF from the coding sequence ATGTTGAACCGTGTTATTCTTATCGGTCGATTGACCAAAGATCCAGAACTTCGATATACGCCAGCTGGCGTAGCTGTTACACAATTTACACTTGCAGTAGACCGCCCTTTCACGAACTCTCAGTCGAAAGAACGGGAAGCGGACTTTATCAATATCGTCACGTGGAGGCAGCTTGCCGAAACATGTGCGAACTATTTGCGTAAAGGTCGTTTAACAGCAGTGGAAGGACGTATTCAGGTACGGAATTACGACAACAATGAGGGCAAGCGCGTTTATGTGACCGAAGTTATTGCCGATAATGTACGTTTCCTTGAATCTAGCAACAGCGGCGGTAATCGCGAAGAAGGCGGATCATCTAACGCAAACGCAAGCTACGGCGGCGGAAGCGGCAGTGGCAATCGTGGCGGTGGATCGCGCGAACAGCAGGATCCTTTCATTGATGACGGAAAACCGATCGATATTTCCGATGATGACTTGCCATTCTAA
- a CDS encoding ABC transporter permease subunit codes for MAGFKAAFINESVKLLKKKKMLAAVILSILAVVIGQIAVTTIKHGLGLRVVGSVEFPIVVLTFITYTLLPLFAIFVAIDMFNGESSSNTMKITLLRPVSRFGIFSAKVLNLALFIIGNLLFVMLLSLLVGFIFNPASASYMGIVKVILSYGLTFLPVFVFALIVVLLSNVIQGGLAVFFLSILVFIGFNFMGIVFSSYSSFFITSMFDWYTLWISESINVFKIFRQILIMSGCGIMLFTTGYYLFDRKDI; via the coding sequence ATGGCAGGGTTTAAAGCTGCATTTATAAATGAATCCGTGAAGCTGCTGAAAAAGAAAAAAATGCTTGCAGCCGTGATTTTGTCCATTCTTGCCGTGGTGATCGGGCAAATTGCCGTAACGACGATTAAGCATGGCCTTGGATTAAGGGTTGTTGGGAGTGTGGAATTTCCCATAGTGGTGCTAACGTTTATCACTTATACGCTTTTACCGCTGTTTGCCATTTTTGTAGCGATCGATATGTTTAACGGTGAATCCTCGTCGAATACGATGAAAATAACGCTCTTAAGGCCGGTCTCCAGATTTGGTATATTTAGTGCGAAGGTTTTAAATTTGGCATTATTTATTATTGGGAACCTTTTGTTTGTTATGCTTCTTTCTTTGCTTGTTGGATTTATATTTAATCCGGCCTCTGCCAGCTACATGGGCATCGTAAAGGTGATTTTATCATATGGCTTAACCTTTCTTCCCGTATTTGTGTTTGCACTTATCGTCGTCCTGTTGTCCAATGTGATCCAGGGGGGACTAGCTGTATTTTTTCTCTCTATTCTGGTGTTTATCGGTTTTAATTTTATGGGTATTGTGTTCTCATCCTATTCGAGTTTTTTTATTACGTCGATGTTTGATTGGTACACCCTCTGGATTTCTGAATCGATTAATGTGTTTAAAATATTCCGACAGATCTTAATCATGTCAGGCTGTGGTATCATGTTATTTACTACGGGGTATTACTTGTTTGACAGGAAGGATATATAG
- a CDS encoding YjzC family protein: MGEWTEFNAGDHVPNDGEYMEIGENAFHMGINNPKTVTLKKGDTFPENSNHNRKWHRKKITLK, encoded by the coding sequence GTGGGTGAATGGACAGAATTCAATGCTGGCGATCATGTTCCTAACGACGGCGAGTATATGGAAATAGGCGAAAATGCTTTTCACATGGGCATCAACAATCCCAAAACCGTTACGTTGAAAAAAGGTGACACTTTCCCGGAAAATAGTAACCACAATCGAAAATGGCATCGAAAAAAGATAACGCTAAAATAA
- a CDS encoding DUF4446 family protein: MGEMFGLDGEVIVLTCFALIVVLFIFLLVVSIKLSSLRKQYKQMMNGSHAENVEQLIIDMQKGLNEQKAESIATSAKVETIRQGMMKTKSKVTIHRYNAFNEGGSDLSFTLAILDDYQDGVILTGIHSREQMYLYAKPVQNAQSTYTLSPEEKEAINQTLKQS, from the coding sequence ATGGGGGAAATGTTTGGCCTTGATGGTGAGGTCATTGTATTAACTTGTTTCGCATTAATCGTTGTGCTATTTATTTTCCTGTTAGTTGTATCCATTAAATTAAGTTCTTTGCGTAAACAATATAAACAAATGATGAACGGCTCACATGCAGAGAATGTGGAACAACTTATTATTGATATGCAAAAAGGATTGAACGAGCAAAAGGCCGAATCAATAGCGACTTCAGCCAAGGTTGAAACGATTCGTCAAGGAATGATGAAGACGAAGTCAAAGGTCACAATACATCGCTATAATGCCTTTAATGAAGGTGGAAGTGATTTAAGCTTTACACTAGCTATATTAGATGATTATCAAGATGGGGTCATTCTAACAGGTATACATAGCCGTGAACAGATGTATTTGTATGCTAAGCCAGTTCAGAATGCACAATCAACCTATACGCTAAGCCCTGAAGAAAAAGAAGCGATTAATCAAACTTTAAAGCAGTCGTAG
- a CDS encoding DUF3343 domain-containing protein: MLLAFDSTQQALRAEMLLEYADIEIDIRPTPKEITAGCALSIEFPGENLEQVRDIIHSENVEIRGIYFKNEDKYVTME, encoded by the coding sequence ATGTTGCTAGCGTTCGATTCTACTCAACAAGCATTGAGGGCAGAAATGCTGCTAGAGTATGCAGATATCGAGATTGACATAAGACCAACTCCGAAAGAAATCACCGCGGGCTGCGCACTGTCTATCGAATTTCCAGGAGAGAATTTAGAACAAGTAAGAGACATTATTCATTCTGAAAATGTGGAAATAAGAGGCATCTATTTTAAAAATGAGGATAAATATGTTACGATGGAATGA
- the rpsF gene encoding 30S ribosomal protein S6: MRKYELMYIIRTDVEQEVVQSTVEKFQGIITNGGGEISKHDLMGKRRLAYEIKKFRDGHYVLVHFNAEPAVVTELDRVLKISDEVIRHLIVNDVA; the protein is encoded by the coding sequence ATGCGCAAATATGAACTGATGTACATCATTCGTACAGACGTTGAACAAGAAGTTGTTCAATCTACGGTAGAAAAGTTCCAAGGCATCATCACGAACGGTGGGGGAGAAATCTCCAAACATGACCTGATGGGCAAACGCCGTCTTGCGTATGAGATCAAGAAGTTCCGTGACGGGCACTATGTGCTGGTACACTTCAACGCAGAACCTGCTGTTGTAACTGAACTTGATCGCGTACTTAAGATTTCGGACGAAGTTATTCGTCACTTAATCGTAAACGACGTAGCTTAA
- the yyaC gene encoding spore protease YyaC, with translation MKFQFGFDGVKNTVLEPLKIQHTDADTPYLLSKHLHTIFSKLPTYQPIVVICVGTDRSTGDSLGPLVGSHLNRTTNLRNLHLFGTLDEPVHAMNLAETVDKIHNQFQNPFIVAIDACLGQVSSVGCIQVADGPLKPGAGVNKDLPPVGNIHVTGIVNVGGFMEYFVLQNTRLSLVMNMANIIGDALHSALRRTQSYAPNATTALKFD, from the coding sequence ATGAAATTCCAATTTGGTTTCGATGGAGTGAAAAATACGGTTCTAGAACCACTGAAAATTCAACATACAGATGCCGATACTCCTTATCTTCTCTCAAAGCATTTGCACACCATCTTTAGCAAACTACCAACCTATCAACCTATCGTTGTCATATGTGTAGGGACCGATCGTTCTACTGGTGATTCGTTAGGGCCACTTGTTGGCTCTCATTTGAATCGAACAACCAACCTCCGCAACCTCCATCTTTTCGGTACGTTAGATGAGCCTGTCCATGCCATGAATTTAGCAGAAACCGTGGATAAAATCCATAACCAGTTCCAAAACCCCTTCATCGTTGCCATCGATGCCTGCCTTGGTCAAGTATCCAGTGTCGGTTGCATTCAGGTTGCTGATGGACCTCTTAAACCGGGTGCCGGTGTTAATAAAGATTTACCTCCAGTTGGTAACATCCATGTCACTGGAATTGTAAACGTCGGTGGATTTATGGAGTATTTCGTCCTGCAGAACACGCGGCTTAGCTTAGTAATGAATATGGCCAATATTATTGGTGACGCTCTTCATTCAGCTTTGCGTCGCACGCAATCTTATGCACCTAATGCTACGACTGCTTTAAAGTTTGATTAA
- a CDS encoding aminotransferase class V-fold PLP-dependent enzyme: MKGVMYFDQAASSWPKPPAVMDAMMQCMQEFAANPGRGSHQMAVKASRVLFETRKNTARLFGIRNPNDISFALNTTHALNQAIKGFVKPGDHVICTNIEHNSVRRPLEYLKASAQVELTYIPSDEQGNIRLDELKKVFQPNTTLVVVNHSSNLLGTIMPVGEIGDICRSQGVRLLVDAAQSAGILPIDVVGMNIDMLAFPGHKGLLGPQGTGGLYIHPDIDLEPLLHGGTGSQSEAIHQPTVRPDRYEAGTQNTVGIAGLNEGVRFVLAETVEKIHEKEWRQTQLLMEGLLGIEGVTVLGPTLGQNKTGIVSFNINDADSSEVAFILDQSFQIAVRSGYHCTPLAHETAGTLAKGAVRASIGYFTTDNEVEALIDAVKEIQTQYAK, from the coding sequence ATGAAGGGTGTTATGTATTTTGATCAAGCGGCATCTTCGTGGCCAAAGCCGCCTGCCGTAATGGATGCCATGATGCAATGTATGCAGGAGTTCGCAGCCAATCCAGGCAGAGGCAGTCATCAGATGGCAGTGAAAGCCAGTAGGGTATTATTTGAGACACGAAAAAATACAGCGCGTTTATTCGGGATTAGAAATCCGAATGATATATCGTTTGCATTAAATACAACCCATGCGCTGAATCAAGCGATTAAAGGCTTCGTAAAACCCGGGGACCACGTGATATGCACCAATATTGAGCATAACTCCGTACGTAGACCGCTTGAATATTTGAAAGCTTCTGCTCAGGTTGAACTTACGTATATCCCTAGTGATGAACAAGGTAATATTCGATTAGATGAGTTGAAAAAGGTATTTCAGCCCAATACAACGTTAGTTGTTGTCAATCATAGTTCAAATCTGTTGGGAACAATTATGCCAGTTGGTGAAATAGGAGATATCTGTCGTTCTCAAGGCGTTAGGTTGCTCGTAGACGCGGCTCAAAGCGCCGGCATACTGCCTATTGATGTAGTGGGTATGAATATTGATATGTTGGCATTCCCGGGCCACAAGGGGCTCCTGGGGCCTCAGGGAACAGGTGGTTTATACATTCATCCGGACATTGATTTAGAGCCGCTATTACATGGAGGCACGGGGAGTCAATCGGAGGCCATACACCAACCCACCGTGCGACCAGACCGCTATGAAGCCGGGACACAAAACACAGTTGGAATAGCAGGACTGAATGAAGGCGTGAGATTTGTTTTGGCTGAAACCGTAGAAAAGATTCATGAAAAAGAGTGGCGTCAAACTCAGCTCCTGATGGAAGGGTTACTGGGAATTGAAGGAGTCACGGTTCTTGGGCCGACGCTTGGACAAAATAAAACAGGAATTGTTTCCTTTAATATCAACGATGCGGATTCATCGGAAGTGGCCTTTATCCTGGATCAATCTTTTCAAATTGCTGTTCGTTCAGGCTATCATTGTACGCCACTTGCCCATGAAACTGCTGGAACTTTGGCTAAAGGTGCGGTAAGAGCGAGTATTGGTTATTTTACAACGGATAATGAAGTGGAAGCCTTGATTGATGCTGTAAAAGAGATTCAAACGCAGTATGCGAAGTAG